The following proteins are co-located in the Theropithecus gelada isolate Dixy chromosome 19, Tgel_1.0, whole genome shotgun sequence genome:
- the KLK13 gene encoding kallikrein-13 isoform X1 — MWPLALVIASLTVALSGGISQESSKVLNTNGTSGFLPGGYTCFPHSQPWQAALLVRGRLLCGGVLVHPKWVLTAAHCLKEGLKVYLGKHALGRVEAGEQVREVVYSIPHPEYRRSPTHLNHDHDIMLLELQSPVQLTGYIQTLSLSHNNRLTPGTTCRVSGWGTTTSPQVNYPKTLQCANIQLRSDEECRQVYPGKITDNMLCAGTKEGGKDSCEGDSGGPLVCNRTLYGIISWGDFPCGQPDRPGVYTRVSRYVLWIRETIRKYETQQQKWLKGPQ; from the exons ATGTGGCCCCTGGCCCTAGTGATCGCCTCCCTGACCGTGGCTTTGTCAGGAG GTATCTCCCAGGAGTCTTCCAAGGTTCTCAACACCAATGGGACCAGTGGGTTTCTCCCAGGTGGCTACACCTGCTTTCCCCACTCTCAGCCCTGGCAGGCAGCCCTACTAGTGCGAGGGCGGCTACTCTGTGGGGGAGTCCTGGTCCACCCCAAATGGGTCCTCACTGCCGCACACTGTCTGAAGGA GGGGCTCAAAGTTTACCTAGGCAAGCATGCCCTAGGGCGTGTGGAAGCTGGTGAGCAGGTGAGGGAAGTTGTCTACTCTATCCCCCACCCTGAATACCGGAGAAGTCCCACCCACCTGAACCACGACCATGACATCATGCTTCTGGAGCTGCAGTCCCCGGTCCAGCTCACAGGCTACATCCAAACCCTGTCCCTTTCCCACAACAACCGCCTAACCCCTGGCACCACCTGTCGGGTGTCTGGCTGGGGCACCACCACCAGCCCCCAGG TGAATTACCCCAAAACTCTACAATGTGCCAACATCCAACTTCGCTCAGATGAGGAGTGTCGTCAAGTCTACCCAGGAAAGATCACTGACAACATGTTGTGTGCCGGCACTAAAGAGGGTGGCAAAGACTCCTGTGAG GGTGACTCTGGGGGCCCCCTGGTCTGTAACAGAACACTGTATGGCATCATCTCCTGGGGAGACTTCCCATGTGGGCAGCCTGACCGGCCTGGTGTCTACACCCGTGTCTCAAGATACGTCCTGTGGATCCGTGAAACAATCCGAAAATATGAAACCCAGCAGCAAAAATGGTTGAAGGGCCCACAATAA
- the KLK13 gene encoding kallikrein-13 isoform X3 → MWPLALVIASLTVALSGVNYPKTLQCANIQLRSDEECRQVYPGKITDNMLCAGTKEGGKDSCEGDSGGPLVCNRTLYGIISWGDFPCGQPDRPGVYTRVSRYVLWIRETIRKYETQQQKWLKGPQ, encoded by the exons ATGTGGCCCCTGGCCCTAGTGATCGCCTCCCTGACCGTGGCTTTGTCAGGAG TGAATTACCCCAAAACTCTACAATGTGCCAACATCCAACTTCGCTCAGATGAGGAGTGTCGTCAAGTCTACCCAGGAAAGATCACTGACAACATGTTGTGTGCCGGCACTAAAGAGGGTGGCAAAGACTCCTGTGAG GGTGACTCTGGGGGCCCCCTGGTCTGTAACAGAACACTGTATGGCATCATCTCCTGGGGAGACTTCCCATGTGGGCAGCCTGACCGGCCTGGTGTCTACACCCGTGTCTCAAGATACGTCCTGTGGATCCGTGAAACAATCCGAAAATATGAAACCCAGCAGCAAAAATGGTTGAAGGGCCCACAATAA
- the KLK13 gene encoding kallikrein-13 isoform X2, with protein MWPLALVIASLTVALSGGISQESSKVLNTNGTSGFLPGGYTCFPHSQPWQAALLVRGRLLCGGVLVHPKWVLTAAHCLKEGLKVYLGKHALGRVEAVNYPKTLQCANIQLRSDEECRQVYPGKITDNMLCAGTKEGGKDSCEGDSGGPLVCNRTLYGIISWGDFPCGQPDRPGVYTRVSRYVLWIRETIRKYETQQQKWLKGPQ; from the exons ATGTGGCCCCTGGCCCTAGTGATCGCCTCCCTGACCGTGGCTTTGTCAGGAG GTATCTCCCAGGAGTCTTCCAAGGTTCTCAACACCAATGGGACCAGTGGGTTTCTCCCAGGTGGCTACACCTGCTTTCCCCACTCTCAGCCCTGGCAGGCAGCCCTACTAGTGCGAGGGCGGCTACTCTGTGGGGGAGTCCTGGTCCACCCCAAATGGGTCCTCACTGCCGCACACTGTCTGAAGGA GGGGCTCAAAGTTTACCTAGGCAAGCATGCCCTAGGGCGTGTGGAAGCTG TGAATTACCCCAAAACTCTACAATGTGCCAACATCCAACTTCGCTCAGATGAGGAGTGTCGTCAAGTCTACCCAGGAAAGATCACTGACAACATGTTGTGTGCCGGCACTAAAGAGGGTGGCAAAGACTCCTGTGAG GGTGACTCTGGGGGCCCCCTGGTCTGTAACAGAACACTGTATGGCATCATCTCCTGGGGAGACTTCCCATGTGGGCAGCCTGACCGGCCTGGTGTCTACACCCGTGTCTCAAGATACGTCCTGTGGATCCGTGAAACAATCCGAAAATATGAAACCCAGCAGCAAAAATGGTTGAAGGGCCCACAATAA